A genomic stretch from Hymenobacter psoromatis includes:
- a CDS encoding ABC transporter ATP-binding protein — MQILYSYLRRYWGLLALALVLAAVNQVFSLLDPYIFRKLVDQFATRYPDMTGMRRVPFAPFFREAIPLLAMMLGVAMVSRIAKNFQDYYVNVITQRLGATMYSDGLRHSLDLPYQVFEDQRSGETLGKLQKVRLDVEKLIQSFVNVLFTALVGIIFVMWYAISVYWPIALGYFLTIPLLGILSFALSKRIKVIQKTIVAETTSLAGSTTESLRNIELIKSLGLAQQETDRLNGITNKILKLELRKVRYLRSLSFVQGTFVNLLRNIIILLLLYLRVQNHISLGEFFSFFIYSFSIFGPLQEFGTIIGNYRESEASLANFQKILDTPRDVKPAHPQLVEHIETLAFDDVTFKHLTAPLPALAGISFRAKLGETIAFVGPSGSGKTTLVKLLVGLYPPLSGEILYNGISSKNVDLDQLREQIGFVTQDTQLFAGTIRENLRFVAPQATDEECLRALHQAAADTLLARAPKGLDTVLGEGGVKVSGGEKQRLSIARALLRHPTLLVFDEATSALDSLTEEEIGRTVRELSGSRQHITVLIAHRLSTILHADRIFVLERGQVAEAGGHAELLAQKGLYYAMWRQQIGERKEPALQQA, encoded by the coding sequence ATGCAAATCCTATATTCTTACCTGCGTCGCTACTGGGGCCTGCTGGCGCTGGCGCTGGTGCTGGCGGCCGTCAACCAGGTTTTCTCGCTGCTTGACCCCTACATTTTCCGCAAGCTGGTGGACCAGTTTGCGACGCGCTACCCCGATATGACCGGGATGCGGCGCGTGCCGTTCGCGCCGTTTTTCCGGGAGGCTATTCCGCTGCTGGCCATGATGTTGGGGGTAGCGATGGTGTCGCGCATTGCCAAGAATTTCCAGGATTACTACGTCAACGTCATCACCCAGCGGCTGGGGGCCACCATGTATTCCGACGGCCTGCGGCACTCGCTCGATTTGCCCTACCAGGTGTTTGAAGACCAGCGCTCGGGCGAGACGCTGGGCAAGCTCCAGAAGGTGCGCCTCGACGTGGAGAAGTTGATTCAAAGCTTTGTGAACGTGCTGTTTACGGCGCTGGTAGGCATTATTTTCGTGATGTGGTACGCTATCAGCGTGTACTGGCCCATTGCGCTGGGCTACTTCCTCACCATTCCGCTGCTGGGTATTCTGAGCTTTGCGCTGAGCAAGCGCATCAAGGTGATTCAGAAGACCATCGTGGCCGAAACGACCTCGCTGGCCGGCTCTACTACCGAGAGCCTGCGCAACATTGAGCTAATCAAGAGCCTGGGCCTGGCCCAGCAGGAAACCGACCGCCTGAACGGCATCACCAATAAAATCCTGAAGCTGGAGCTACGCAAGGTGCGCTACCTGCGCTCGCTGAGTTTCGTGCAGGGCACGTTCGTGAACTTGCTGCGCAACATTATCATCTTGCTGCTCTTGTACTTGCGGGTGCAGAACCACATCAGCCTGGGCGAGTTTTTCTCGTTCTTTATCTACTCGTTTTCCATCTTCGGGCCGTTGCAGGAATTTGGCACCATCATCGGCAACTACCGCGAGTCGGAGGCGTCGCTGGCTAATTTTCAGAAAATACTCGACACTCCGCGCGACGTGAAGCCGGCCCATCCGCAACTGGTGGAGCATATTGAAACGCTGGCTTTTGATGACGTAACGTTCAAGCACCTCACGGCCCCGCTGCCGGCGCTGGCGGGCATTTCGTTCCGCGCGAAGCTGGGCGAAACCATCGCGTTCGTCGGCCCCAGCGGCTCGGGCAAAACCACGCTCGTGAAGCTGCTGGTGGGCCTCTACCCCCCGCTGTCGGGCGAGATTCTGTACAACGGCATTTCGAGCAAAAATGTGGACCTGGACCAGCTGCGCGAGCAAATCGGCTTCGTAACCCAGGACACCCAGCTTTTTGCCGGCACCATCCGCGAAAACCTGCGCTTCGTCGCGCCCCAGGCCACCGACGAAGAGTGCCTGCGCGCCCTGCACCAAGCGGCCGCCGACACCCTGCTGGCCCGCGCCCCCAAGGGCCTCGACACCGTGCTGGGCGAAGGCGGCGTGAAGGTGAGCGGCGGCGAAAAGCAGCGCCTCAGCATCGCCCGCGCCCTGCTACGCCACCCTACCCTCCTGGTTTTCGACGAAGCTACCTCAGCTCTGGACTCGCTCACGGAGGAAGAAATCGGGCGCACGGTGCGCGAGCTGTCGGGCTCGCGCCAGCACATTACGGTGCTCATCGCCCACCGCTTAAGCACGATTCTGCACGCCGACCGCATTTTCGTGCTGGAGCGCGGGCAGGTGGCCGAAGCCGGCGGCCACGCCGAGCTGCTGGCTCAAAAGGGCCTCTACTACGCCATGTGGCGGCAGCAGATTGGCGAGCGCAAGGAGCCGGCGCTGCAACAGGCGTAG
- a CDS encoding band 7 protein, producing the protein MLLIFLGFIALILGFNANRYSEGFARWRGALLVLGAALLVLGAVSSMVVQVGVGQVGVQTLFGKVEGRVLQPGLSVVNPLVSVTRFDTRTQNYTMSAVRTEGQQAGDDAIRVLSADGLEVVIDLTVLYHVVPSEAPKILSTIGEDYQEKIVRAIARTRIRDNAVYYDAVALYSTRREEFQTRILAAIEKDFNSNGLKLDQLLIRNIQLPESVKRSIESKISAEQDAQKMQFVLQKEKQEAERKRVEAQGIADYQRIVNTELSDKLLQYESIKAQQAIATSPNAKVIIMGKSNGAQVLIGDK; encoded by the coding sequence ATGCTGCTTATTTTTTTAGGGTTTATCGCGCTCATTCTGGGCTTTAATGCCAACCGCTATTCCGAGGGCTTTGCGCGGTGGCGCGGGGCGCTGCTGGTGCTGGGCGCGGCGCTGCTGGTGCTGGGCGCGGTGTCGAGTATGGTGGTGCAGGTGGGGGTAGGGCAGGTGGGCGTGCAAACGCTGTTTGGCAAGGTGGAGGGCCGGGTGTTGCAGCCGGGCCTGAGCGTGGTGAACCCGCTGGTGAGCGTCACGCGCTTCGACACCCGCACTCAGAACTACACCATGTCGGCGGTGCGCACCGAGGGGCAGCAGGCCGGCGACGATGCCATCCGGGTGCTCTCGGCCGATGGGCTCGAAGTCGTGATTGACCTCACCGTGCTCTACCACGTGGTGCCCAGCGAGGCCCCCAAAATCCTGTCCACCATCGGCGAAGACTACCAGGAGAAAATCGTGCGTGCCATCGCCCGCACCCGCATCCGCGACAATGCCGTGTACTACGACGCGGTGGCGCTGTATTCGACGCGGCGCGAGGAGTTTCAAACCCGCATCCTGGCCGCCATCGAGAAGGATTTTAACAGCAATGGCCTTAAGCTCGACCAGCTCCTCATTCGCAACATCCAGCTGCCCGAGTCGGTGAAGCGCAGCATCGAGAGCAAGATTTCGGCCGAGCAGGACGCCCAGAAAATGCAATTCGTGCTGCAAAAGGAAAAGCAGGAGGCCGAGCGCAAGCGCGTGGAGGCCCAGGGCATCGCCGACTACCAGCGCATCGTGAACACCGAGCTGAGCGACAAGCTCTTGCAATACGAAAGCATCAAGGCCCAGCAGGCCATCGCTACCTCGCCCAATGCCAAGGTCATTATTATGGGCAAGAGCAACGGCGCGCAAGTGCTCATCGGCGATAAGTAG
- a CDS encoding RND transporter, translated as MWIVRLALARPYTFVVMALLILIGGVLTIQRMAVDIFPDIPIPVVGIVWTYSGIAPEEMNQRVVVPVERAITTTVSNVEHLESQSLKGIGLIKVFLQPGTNPDGGVAQLTAICQTLLRVLPPGITPPLIIRYSASNVPIAQTSLSSETLGESDLYDAANAFIRPGLAVVQGASVLLPNGGKPKQIMVDLDPQKLAGKGLSADDVVNTLTSQNIIIPAGSAKIGNREYDVKLNSSPEAVATLNDLPIKTVNGVTTYIRDVAFVHEGSAVQQNIVRQNGRRTAIIPILKSGAASTLDVIDKIKKALPNIQANAPAGLNIKLLFDQSFFVRASIKGVIVEASIAAALTALMILLFLGSWRSTLIIAISIPLSILVSIIVMNILGQTLNIMTLGGLSLAVGILVDDATVEIENIHRNMGQKKLLKRSILDGAQQIATPALVATLSICIVFVPVFFLGGVASAIFAPLATAVIFAMLASYILSRTLVPTMVMYLLRNELPIYHAQEEEQVPSAHFRNGREVTQGERDLARLHREQFEREHPSGTAEEEAERGITDEERQAGKAITKTWVWRLHTGFEHHFEKFRHGYKGALDWALGNRGLVVTAFVVLFVGSLGLFPLIGQNFFPTVDAGQLRLHVRVPTGTRIEETELRFRQVEGVIRQVIPAKELDLVLANIGLPVVSINLLLSDNPTIGAGDGEILVSMKEKHGPTAGYIQEIRRKIHQQYPDLIVFFQPADIVNQTLNFGLPAPIDIQVTGRNTKANQEIAAQLKKRINNVPGVVDAFIYQAFDQPQLRLDIDRVRAQQAGLAQRDIANNLLVNLSSSTQTNPNQWLNPQNGVSYTVAVQTPPSKLANLNEVGNITVTGPDQPTPQLLTSFAQIRRTQTSAVASDYNIQRTVDLYASVSGRDLGGVSKDIRRIIADAEKHLPKGTTIVMRGQVESMRTSFIGLGLGLAGAIVLVYLLMAVNFQSWLDPLIIITALPGALAGILWMLFVTQTTLSVPALMGAIMCIGVATANSILLVTFANERREEEPDLSPRDAALDAGFTRLRPVLMTALAMIIGLLPMSLGLGEGGEQNAPLGRAVIGGLMLATVTTLFFVPIMFSYLKKKEEQPAEAEAQPEPQAQAA; from the coding sequence ATGTGGATAGTAAGACTGGCGCTGGCGCGGCCCTACACCTTCGTGGTGATGGCGCTGCTGATTCTCATTGGCGGAGTGCTGACGATTCAGCGCATGGCAGTGGATATTTTCCCCGATATCCCGATTCCGGTGGTGGGCATTGTGTGGACGTATTCGGGCATCGCGCCTGAGGAGATGAACCAGCGCGTGGTGGTGCCCGTGGAGCGCGCCATTACCACGACCGTGAGCAACGTGGAACACTTGGAAAGCCAGAGCCTGAAGGGCATCGGGCTGATAAAGGTGTTTTTGCAGCCCGGCACCAACCCCGATGGGGGGGTAGCGCAGCTCACGGCCATTTGCCAGACGCTGTTGCGGGTGCTGCCGCCGGGCATTACACCACCGCTCATTATCCGCTACTCGGCTTCTAACGTGCCGATTGCGCAGACCTCGCTCAGCTCCGAAACTCTGGGCGAATCGGACCTCTATGACGCGGCCAATGCCTTCATCCGGCCGGGGCTGGCGGTGGTGCAGGGCGCCTCGGTGCTGCTACCCAACGGCGGCAAGCCCAAGCAGATAATGGTGGACCTCGACCCGCAGAAGCTGGCCGGCAAGGGCTTGAGCGCCGACGACGTGGTGAACACCCTCACGAGCCAGAATATCATTATTCCGGCCGGCTCGGCCAAGATTGGTAACCGCGAATACGACGTGAAACTTAACTCCAGCCCGGAGGCGGTGGCTACGCTCAACGACCTGCCTATCAAGACGGTAAATGGCGTGACGACCTACATCCGCGACGTGGCGTTTGTGCACGAGGGCTCGGCGGTCCAGCAGAATATCGTGCGCCAGAATGGACGGCGCACGGCCATTATTCCCATTCTGAAAAGCGGCGCGGCCTCGACGCTGGACGTTATTGACAAGATTAAGAAAGCGCTACCGAATATCCAGGCCAATGCCCCGGCCGGCCTGAATATCAAGCTGTTGTTTGACCAGTCGTTTTTCGTGCGGGCCTCCATTAAGGGCGTAATTGTGGAGGCTAGCATTGCGGCGGCGCTCACGGCGCTCATGATTTTGCTGTTTCTGGGCTCGTGGCGCTCCACGCTCATTATCGCCATCAGCATTCCGCTCTCGATTCTGGTCAGCATTATTGTGATGAATATTCTGGGCCAGACCCTGAATATTATGACGTTGGGTGGCCTCTCGCTGGCGGTGGGCATTCTGGTGGATGACGCGACGGTGGAAATCGAGAATATTCACCGCAACATGGGCCAGAAAAAGCTGCTCAAGCGCAGCATTCTGGATGGAGCGCAGCAGATTGCTACCCCCGCGCTGGTGGCTACGCTGTCCATTTGCATTGTGTTCGTGCCGGTGTTCTTTTTAGGGGGGGTAGCGTCGGCCATTTTCGCGCCGCTGGCTACGGCCGTGATTTTTGCCATGCTGGCCTCGTACATTCTGAGCCGGACGCTGGTGCCCACGATGGTGATGTACCTGCTGCGCAACGAGTTGCCCATTTACCACGCGCAGGAAGAGGAGCAAGTGCCGAGTGCGCACTTCCGCAACGGCCGCGAGGTGACGCAGGGTGAGCGCGACCTGGCCCGCCTGCACCGCGAGCAGTTTGAGCGCGAGCATCCCAGCGGCACGGCCGAGGAAGAGGCCGAGCGGGGCATTACCGACGAGGAGCGCCAAGCCGGCAAAGCCATTACTAAGACGTGGGTGTGGCGCCTGCACACGGGTTTTGAGCATCATTTTGAGAAATTCCGGCACGGCTACAAGGGCGCGCTCGACTGGGCGCTCGGCAACCGCGGGTTGGTGGTGACGGCCTTCGTGGTGCTGTTCGTGGGTTCGCTGGGGCTGTTTCCGCTGATTGGCCAAAACTTCTTTCCGACCGTGGATGCCGGGCAGCTGCGCCTGCACGTGCGGGTGCCCACCGGCACGCGGATAGAGGAAACGGAGCTACGCTTCCGGCAGGTAGAGGGCGTGATTCGGCAGGTGATTCCGGCCAAGGAGCTGGATTTGGTGCTGGCTAACATTGGCCTGCCGGTAGTATCTATCAACCTGCTGCTGAGCGACAACCCGACCATTGGGGCCGGCGATGGCGAGATATTGGTGAGCATGAAGGAAAAGCACGGCCCCACGGCCGGCTACATCCAGGAAATCCGCCGCAAGATTCACCAGCAGTATCCCGACCTGATTGTCTTTTTTCAGCCGGCCGATATCGTGAACCAGACGCTGAACTTTGGCCTGCCCGCGCCCATCGACATTCAGGTGACGGGCCGCAATACCAAGGCCAACCAGGAAATCGCGGCGCAGCTGAAGAAGCGGATAAACAACGTGCCGGGGGTAGTGGATGCCTTTATATACCAGGCTTTTGACCAGCCGCAGCTGCGCCTGGACATTGACCGGGTGCGCGCCCAGCAGGCCGGCCTGGCCCAGCGCGACATTGCCAACAACCTACTCGTGAACCTGAGCAGCAGCACCCAAACCAACCCCAACCAGTGGCTGAATCCGCAAAATGGCGTGAGCTACACCGTGGCCGTGCAGACGCCGCCCAGCAAGCTCGCTAACCTGAATGAGGTCGGCAACATCACGGTGACGGGCCCCGACCAGCCTACCCCCCAGCTGCTGACCAGCTTCGCCCAGATACGCCGCACCCAGACCTCGGCCGTGGCCTCGGACTACAACATTCAGCGCACCGTGGACCTCTACGCCAGCGTGAGCGGCCGCGACCTGGGCGGCGTGAGCAAGGATATTCGCCGCATTATTGCCGACGCCGAGAAGCACCTGCCCAAGGGCACGACCATCGTGATGCGCGGGCAAGTGGAGTCGATGCGCACGTCGTTTATCGGCCTTGGGCTTGGTCTGGCGGGCGCTATCGTGCTGGTTTACTTGCTGATGGCGGTGAATTTTCAGAGCTGGCTCGACCCGCTCATCATCATCACGGCTTTGCCGGGCGCGCTAGCGGGCATTTTGTGGATGCTGTTTGTGACCCAGACCACGCTGAGCGTGCCGGCCTTGATGGGTGCCATTATGTGCATCGGGGTAGCCACGGCCAACTCCATTCTGCTGGTGACGTTTGCTAATGAGCGGCGCGAGGAAGAGCCCGACCTAAGCCCCCGCGACGCGGCCCTGGACGCCGGCTTCACCCGCCTGCGGCCAGTGCTGATGACGGCCCTGGCCATGATTATCGGTCTGCTACCCATGTCGCTGGGCCTGGGGGAGGGCGGCGAGCAGAATGCTCCGCTGGGCCGCGCCGTAATCGGCGGGCTGATGCTGGCAACCGTTACCACGCTGTTTTTCGTGCCGATTATGTTTTCTTACCTGAAAAAGAAGGAAGAGCAGCCGGCCGAGGCTGAAGCTCAGCCTGAACCGCAGGCGCAAGCCGCTTAA